Genomic segment of Desulforhopalus sp.:
GCGGGCCTCGGGCACCGATGAGGCGGTGGTTCTGACGCCGCCGGTGGCCATGACCCTGGAAGATTGCATCGCCTATATCAATGACGACGAACTGGTCGAGGTGACACCGGCCTCGATCCGTCTGCGGAAGAGACCAGAGGTGAAGATTAAAGGGTAATTTCATTGTCAATCAAAAAGCACCTTCCGCTTGCGGCTTGGCCATCTTGATTGACAAATGAAATAAGGTGCCACATGAAAGAATGGGCGATTTTGTTTGGGGCAGTGGTAATCGGTCTGGCGACTATCGGATTTGTCGCCAAAAGGTTCGGCGGCAGCTGCCCACCCTGAGTCATGGCCTACGGATCCATAGGTATGGGTCTTTTAGGTTACTGGCTGTTGAGTACCGTGTTCTAACTCTTGTCCTTAACGGCGTAATAATCGGCCAGTATCTTGGCATGATCGAAGGCCAGATCGGGCAGGTTGTTCTTTCCAAAAAGCTCTGCTCGGGCGGCATCGTCGCCCGCTCGCGGGGCGCCTTTCGCCTGGCCGATAAAGACGGTTGAGGCGGTGTGGTGCCGGGCATCCCTTCCCGGATCGGAATAGGTATGAAATTGCCGAAGGCCGGTCACCGTAAGTCCCGTCTCCTCCTCGGCCTCACGCAGCGCCGCCGTCTCAAACGACTCGCCGTAATCAACAAAACCACCGGGTAGGGCCCAGCCAAAGGGCGGGTTTCTTCTTTCGATTAAAACAATCCGCTCACCTATCTCGATGATGATGTCGACGGTGGGCAGGGGATTCCGGTGTTTTTCCACTTCATGGCCGCAGTTCGGGCATTTCATGACAATTCCTCAGGGGGCAGGGCAACCAGCGCCCTGATTTCATGCCAATCGGCAACCGTCTGCAGGTCGTGACGATTTCTGTTCCAGGGCTGGCTGA
This window contains:
- a CDS encoding NUDIX hydrolase translates to MKCPNCGHEVEKHRNPLPTVDIIIEIGERIVLIERRNPPFGWALPGGFVDYGESFETAALREAEEETGLTVTGLRQFHTYSDPGRDARHHTASTVFIGQAKGAPRAGDDAARAELFGKNNLPDLAFDHAKILADYYAVKDKS